One Branchiostoma floridae strain S238N-H82 chromosome 15, Bfl_VNyyK, whole genome shotgun sequence DNA window includes the following coding sequences:
- the LOC118432230 gene encoding kinase D-interacting substrate of 220 kDa-like: MSLNTALSAGRYRHFRYLLGTGADVNSRGPDGTTPLMQCCHLPNEHVAYRAACCLLRRGADVGMKDRAGRNALLHACVTGRRSHVELFLQPVWLDYDLNDTDKAGNTALHYAVAFGNPDIVQLVVTVQKKYNLRLHVRNNSGLTPYCLAIKKGLKECADIISPVLQGCSPNQESLGRISSLESVRRPCRVQSAREGKDQDFELLQGKDVVFMNSSSTLWDMRKTTETSLSSKSSSRQISTGKKTRNVAPVRTGAGKKDSEMTSADRVRQLLLIQALDQLPTFRKAAVPPPDRDVWNRPLVTPRNDNVPSKEQGILKVASLLASRASAPSRAESEPNLLKSWKRSAFVSRRRTVSNSNNTSLSPQPGTQRSGSDSPASGAARGRRLARDVLLSASNVNEKVAVSSTAPTAS; encoded by the coding sequence ATGTCTCTGAACACGGCGCTATCCGCGGGAAGGTACCGGCACTTCCGCTACCTCCTCGGCACGGGGGCTGACGTGAACTCTCGGGGACCGGACGGCACCACGCCGCTCATGCAGTGCTGCCACCTGCCGAACGAGCACGTCGCGTACCGCGCGGCCTGCTGCCTGCTCCGCCGAGGCGCCGACGTCGGGATGAAGGACCGGGCCGGGAGAAACGCTCTCCTGCACGCCTGCGTGACGGGACGCCGCTCTCACGTCGAGCTGTTCCTCCAGCCTGTCTGGTTAGACTATGATCTCAACGACACGGACAAGGCTGGAAACACTGCCCTACACTACGCCGTAGCGTTCGGCAACCCCGACATTGTCCAGCTGGTTGTTACAGTACAGAAGAAGTACAACCTCCGACTTCACGTACGGAACAACAGCGGACTGACTCCGTACTGTCTGGCGATAAAGAAGGGTCTGAAGGAATGTGCGGATATCATATCCCCTGTTTTGCAGGGTTGTTCGCCTAACCAAGAGTCTCTCGGTCGGATATCTTCGCTTGAATCAGTCCGTAGACCATGTCGGGTGCAGTCAGCGAGGGAAGGAAAGGACCAAGATTTCGAGCTGCTACAGGGTAAGGATGTGGTGTTCATGAATAGCTCATCCACTTTGTGGGACATGAGGAAGACAACAGAAACCTCTTTATCATCGAAGAGCTCCTCCAGACAGATCAGCACCGGTAAAAAGACCAGGAATGTCGCCCCTGTAAGAACAGGCGCGGGAAAGAAAGACAGTGAAATGACATCCGCTGACCGAGTCAGACAGTTGTTACTCATCCAGGCGCTGGACCAACTCCCAACGTTCCGGAAAGCTGCCGTGCCGCCGCCTGATCGCGACGTCTGGAACCGTCCACTCGTAACTCCCCGAAACGACAACGTACCTTCCAAGGAGCAAGGTATCCTTAAAGTAGCCTCATTGTTGGCGTCGAGGGCGTCCGCACCATCTCGCGCTGAGAGTGAACCAAACCTGCTGAAAAGCTGGAAGAGGTCTGCGTTCGTGTCGCGGCGAAGAACCGTTAGTAACAGTAATAATACCTCACTGTCCCCTCAGCCAGGCACACAGCGATCCGGCTCTGACAGTCCGGCATCAGGCGCCGCCCGCGGCCGGCGACT